The window aagtttAAGAAATTTTTTGACTAGATAGAATTGGAAGGAATGAACAAAGTATTCGAATATGTTATCACATGTAAAAGTGGCAAAAATCCACATACGTCATGTTGGGTGCCCATGCTCGTCCGACACAGATGCCTGTACAAGTAGGtgagaacagcagcaccccagctatactggggtaaatcatctagcagctgaaaatgatgaagaaatcGCAAGCttactaggttccccgaagtgttcgggaacaagaccccctcCCAAACAGAAGGAGCAGCAGCAACCTCGTATACCCGTGAATATGCAGATCATCTGTCTCCCCGGTGATGTCGAGTGCAATATCTCCAAATGCTGTCGAATAGCTGTCAAACTCATGCGACTGGCCCCTGAGTGTGTAGTCTCATCCTGTGGCCTGAAACCAGTGAGCTGCTGCAGCATGTCCAAATACTGTCCACGCGTTATCTCTCTCATGGCCTGAGGCAGTGCAACATGCAGTCCATCAACAGGCATCCCATATAAAACCTCCACGTCCtgcagcgtgatggtggccttGCTAATGGGCAggtggaaagtgtgcgtctccggtcgccaccgctctatcagggcCGTGATCAAAGACCAGTCGAGCTGCAGCCGCCCGATCTCCAAAATCTTGTAGAAGCCCGTATCCCGCAGGCGCTGAACTACACGGGGATGGAGATCTCTGTCCTTCataaaatctcacatgtcgtccactctcctggcgcggagagtctgggccagtaactctccctcccatacgtaggcggacctatgatcgccctgtaacaCTAATAGTTCATCGGAGACAGGTCCGGGATGCATAGGCGGcacgtccatgtcgtctactgtaaattaaacaacattaattgtatgtttgatctgtaaattaaataattattttttataattatacaatatttaattggacagagtatatatctatgggttccaggctcgatatttgaggcccagtagcaccaagctatcctgagttCTTGTGtatgtcaattttattattttcgtaattttgtatgtttgttttgtaaattaaataattaatttttatcatatttaattggacagagtatatacctatgggtttcgggctcgatatttgaggcccagtagcaccaagctatcctgaattcttgtgtgtgtcaattttaatatttttataattttatatgtttgttttgtaaattaaataattaatttttatcatatttaattggacaaagtatatacc is drawn from Nicotiana tabacum cultivar K326 chromosome 22, ASM71507v2, whole genome shotgun sequence and contains these coding sequences:
- the LOC142175745 gene encoding serine/threonine-protein phosphatase 7 long form homolog gives rise to the protein MKDRDLHPRVVQRLRDTGFYKILEIGRLQLDWSLITALIERWRPETHTFHLPISKATITLQDVEVLYGMPVDGLHVALPQAMREITRGQYLDMLQQLTGFRPQDETTHSGASRMSLTAIRQHLEILHSTSPGRQMICIFTGYWPTYCLPDGIADAVVCRIQNT